From Streptomyces sp. SCSIO 75703:
TGCTGGGCAAGGCCCGCAAGGTCGTCATCACCAAGGACGAGACCACCATCGTCGACGGTGCCGGCTCGGCCGACCAGGTCCAGGGCCGCGTGAACCAGATCCGCGCCGAGATCGAGAACAGCGACTCGGACTACGACCGCGAGAAGCTCCAGGAGCGCCTGGCGAAGCTGGCCGGCGGCGTGGCCGTCATCAAGGCCGGTGCCGCCACCGAGGTGGAGCTCAAGGAGCGCAAGCACCGCATCGAGGACGCCGTCCGCAACGCGAAGGCGGCCGTCGAGGAGGGCATCGTCGCCGGTGGCGGCGTGGCCCTGCTGCAGGCCTCCCAGGTCTTCGAGAAGCTGGAGCTCCAGGACGACGAGGCGACCGGCGCCAACGCCGTGAAGCTCGCGCTGGAGGCCCCGCTGAAGCAGATCGCCGTCAACGGTGGTCTCGAGGGCGGCGTCGTCGTGGAGAAGGTCCGCAACCTCCAGGTCGGCCACGGCCTGAACGCCGCGACCGGCGAGTACGTCGACATGATCGCCGAGGGCATCATCGACCCGGCGAAGGTGACCCGTTCCGCGCTGCAGAACGCCGCCTCCATCGCCGCGCTGTTCCTCACCACCGAGGCCGTCATCGCCGACAAGCCGGAGAAGGCCGCCGCGCCGGCCGGCGGCGGCATGCCGGGCGGTGACATGGACTTCTGACCGGACCCGTCCGGTCGCGTCCCGCGCATCCGAGGGCGGCATCCCCTGTTCCGGCAGGGGGTGCCGCCCTCGCGCCGTCTTCGGACCCGGGCGCGGCCCAAGGGGACGGTGGCGCCGGGGAGTTGGATGTGCCGGGGATCACACGGGGCGGTGCCGGAGCGCGGAATGCCCGCGCGGGACGGCCGGTTGTCCCGGACGCGTGCGATGCATGCGCGCGCACATACCCGCCGGTACTCCCTCGACCGAGGAGCCCCCACGTGACCGCCACCGCCCCCGAGGCGTCCGAAGCCGCCGCCCGCGCCGCCCGGCTGCTGGCCCGCCCCGTCACCCTCAACGGGCTGACCGTCCCCAACCGCATCGCCATGGCGCCGATGACCCGCATGTTCTCCCCGGACGGCATCCCCGGCGAGGACGTGCTCTCGTACTACGCGCGCCGCGCCGCCGCCGGTGTCGGACTCATCGTCACCGAGGGCACCTACGTCGGCCACCCCTCCGCCGGGCAGAGCGACCGGGTGCCCCGCTTCCACGGCGAGGAGCAGCTCGCCGGCTGGGCCAGGGTCGCCGAGGCCGTGCACGCGGCCGGCGGCACGATCGTGCCGCAGCTCTGGCACATCGGCATGGTCCGCGAGCAGGGCGACCCGCCCTTCGCCGACGCCCCCGCCGTGGGCCCCTCCGGCCTGCGCATCGGCGAGTCCGTGCCCACCGGCCGGGAGATGACCCGCCAGGACCTCGACGACGTCGTCGGGGCGTTCGCCGAGGCCGCCGCGGCTGCCGAACGCATCGGCTTCGACGGCGTGGAGATCCACGGCGCCCACGGCTACCTCGTCGACCAGTTCCTGTGGGCGGGCACCAACCGCCGCACCGACGCCTACGGCGGCGACCTCGTGGCCCGCACCCGCTTCGCCGCGGAGATCGTGGCCGCCGTCCGCGAGCGGGTCTCGCCCGGCTTCCCGGTGATCTTCCGCTACTCGCAGTGGAAGCAGGACGCCTACGACGCCCGCCTCGCCGGGACCCCCGGGGAACTGGACGCGCTCCTCTGCCCGCTCGCCGCCGCCGGCGTCGACGTCTTCCACGCCTCCACCCGCCGCTACTGGCGCCCCGAGTTCGACGGCAGCGACCTCAACCTGGCCGGCTGGACCAGGAAGCTCACCGGCAAGCCCGTCATCACCGTCGGCTCGGTCGGGCTCGAAGGCGACTTCGGCAAGGCGTTCCTGGGGGAGGGCGCCGCGGTCGGCAGCCTCGACAACCTCCTGGACCGGCTGGAGAACGACGAGTTCGACCTCGTCGCCGTCGGCCGGGCGCTGCTCCAGGACCCGGAATGGGCCGAGAAGGTCCTCGCCGGACGCTTCGGCGACCTGGCCCCGTTCGACGCGGCGTCACTGAAGACACTGAGCTGAGCGCGGTACGGGGCGGCGGCCCCGGTCAGGCGCCGCCGAGCGGTTCGGTGTCCGTGCGGACCGGGGTGCCCCACACCCGCAGCACCTCGTAGTCGGTGAACTCGTGCACCAGCCGGTAGGCCGGCGCCGGGCGCGGGCCGCGGAGCTGGGCGGCGATGTACAGCTCGGCTTCGCGGCGGTCCCGGCGCGGGGTGCCGCACAACTCCCACACCTGGCCGTTCCACCGCTCCGGCAGCCAGCGCTGCTGCGGCTGCGGGCGGTCGCCCCGCACCCCGTACCGGGACGGCACCGGCTCGGCCGGCCGGGCCGGCAGGGGACCGCCGTGGTACTCGGCGCGGCGCGCGGAACGGCGCCGGGTCTCGCAGAGCAGGCACAGGTCGGGAGCGCCCTGGTCGACCGGCCCGGTCGGGTGCTCGGGGCAGCGGGTCGTGGGGACGGCCGTGGTGACGCTCTCCTCCAGCAGGTCCAGCGCGCGCTTCAGATCCGCCCTGACCTCGTGCAGCCGGGCGTCCGGGGTGTCGGCGCCCAGGGCCTCGCCGTGCTCACCGAGGAGACGCAGGGCTCGGCCCAGGGCGGTCCGCTGGGCGTGGTTCATGTCCCTCAGAATCGCACACGGCGCCGGCCGTGCCGTCCGCCCGCGCGGGACGGGGGAGTCCGCGGAGGCCGAACAGGAGGGTCGCCGCGAACCCGGTGACGTAGGCCGTGAGCAGTCCGCCGCCGTACACCGCCGCCGCCAAGGCCCAGCCGCCGTCGCCCGCGAGCAGCGGGAACAGGGCCCAGCCGGAGGGGCCGATGGCGGTCGCGCCGACGTCCCGGCCGAGCATGGCGAAGAACCCGACGAAGGCGCCCCCGGCCGCGCCGCCCGCGCAGGCGGTGAGGAAGGGGCGGCCCAGCGGCAGGCAGACGCCGTAGAGGAGCGGTTCGCCGACGCCGAGCAGTCCGGCCGGCAGCGCCGAGCGGATCGTGGTGCGCAGCGAGGTGTCGTGGCGCGTCCGGAGGCAGACGGCCGCCGCGGCGCCGACCTGTCCGGCGCCGGCCATGGCCAGCAGCGGGAGCAGGACGGTGTGGCCCTGCTGCTCGATGAGCGTGGTGTGCAGCGGGATCAGCGCCTGGTGCAGGCCCAGCATCACCAGCGGGAGGAAGAGCCCGCCGAGGACCAGCCCGGCGAGCGCGCCGGCGGTGCCGAGCAGCCAGGTCGCCGCGGTGCCGATGGCGGTGGCGACCGCGCCGGCCGTGGACATCAGCACGTAGAGCGTGGCGAGGCCCGGGACCAGGACGGTCAGGGTGGGTGTCAGCAGCACGTCCAGGGTGCCGGGCAGGCGGGCCCGGCACCACTTCTCGACCCGGCAGCCCAGCAGCGCCGC
This genomic window contains:
- a CDS encoding NADH:flavin oxidoreductase, which produces MTATAPEASEAAARAARLLARPVTLNGLTVPNRIAMAPMTRMFSPDGIPGEDVLSYYARRAAAGVGLIVTEGTYVGHPSAGQSDRVPRFHGEEQLAGWARVAEAVHAAGGTIVPQLWHIGMVREQGDPPFADAPAVGPSGLRIGESVPTGREMTRQDLDDVVGAFAEAAAAAERIGFDGVEIHGAHGYLVDQFLWAGTNRRTDAYGGDLVARTRFAAEIVAAVRERVSPGFPVIFRYSQWKQDAYDARLAGTPGELDALLCPLAAAGVDVFHASTRRYWRPEFDGSDLNLAGWTRKLTGKPVITVGSVGLEGDFGKAFLGEGAAVGSLDNLLDRLENDEFDLVAVGRALLQDPEWAEKVLAGRFGDLAPFDAASLKTLS
- a CDS encoding PTS transporter subunit EIIC, with the protein product MHKDPHATAAALLPLVGGAANITSVAHCTTRLRLGLADRSRVDDAALRALPGVLGVVEGDGACQIVLGPGTVGRVTGAFEELLAAGPPGAPAAEGTADELARRGSALRERQRRRNATPVKTALRRLAGVFVPLVPALIGCGIVAGIGGLLANLGWAAGLTPALTAVSSAFLALIAVFVGHNTAREFGGTPVLGGAVAAVVVYPGVAKVTVLGAALAPGQGGVLGALAAALLGCRVEKWCRARLPGTLDVLLTPTLTVLVPGLATLYVLMSTAGAVATAIGTAATWLLGTAGALAGLVLGGLFLPLVMLGLHQALIPLHTTLIEQQGHTVLLPLLAMAGAGQVGAAAAVCLRTRHDTSLRTTIRSALPAGLLGVGEPLLYGVCLPLGRPFLTACAGGAAGGAFVGFFAMLGRDVGATAIGPSGWALFPLLAGDGGWALAAAVYGGGLLTAYVTGFAATLLFGLRGLPRPARADGTAGAVCDSEGHEPRPADRPGPSPASPR